From one Prochlorococcus marinus str. MIT 0912 genomic stretch:
- a CDS encoding DUF4090 family protein encodes MEFSGPDAIDNAIQAGLDLDGSPIPSEMLTLYRDVMEKENARKRSGVKKSMRNRIVKTGSKHFDQDTLNTRLIKAGWDGLKAKEIDFFYN; translated from the coding sequence GTGGAGTTTTCTGGTCCAGATGCAATTGATAACGCTATCCAAGCTGGATTAGATCTAGATGGAAGTCCTATTCCATCAGAAATGCTTACCCTCTATAGGGATGTTATGGAAAAAGAAAATGCGCGAAAAAGAAGTGGAGTTAAGAAATCAATGCGAAACCGCATTGTTAAAACTGGATCCAAACATTTTGACCAAGACACACTAAATACACGATTAATTAAAGCTGGTTGGGATGGGTTAAAAGCTAAAGAAATTGATTTTTTTTATAACTGA